TCTATGGCCAAGACTACATTGGGGGAAGCTATTTTATTGTTAACCACCTACATGGTTTAAAATAAGAATCAGAACAAATTGATATGGTCAGAACAATTATTATTCTGAACAATGACGACACCAAGATTACAATTCCTTCaataaactaaaacaaaatgtTGAAGAATTTTTCCACAGTTCACTAGGATTAAAGTTTTCCAAAAAAGATAACATTTAAACAACTATTAAGTGGCATATGCCACAAagataatgcaaaaaattccaaaaaaaataagagaactcTAGGGGAAACCCAACGGGAAATGTGAATAATGAACACAATTCGCTCCAACTGATACCTAATTGTCCAATATGCACAGAATGGTGCATTatccttttattaaaaaagaaatataggCTAAACATTACAAAACATGAAgtttcatattttgtttttgttatcaaacaaaatatGAAATGTCATGTGTGCAAACTGCAAACCTACACAAGCCTGCCCTAGTGACAATAAGccaaaattttgtagttttttgctGTTGCAACCAGTAGCTAGGTTTGGACAGATTATTAAGGATATCTGATGTTCTTTTGCTTTCCCGTTTTCATATAATAAAGCAACATAGAAAATTATGTCTAGTTAAAATCTTCATATCCAAATCTAAGAAAGTTTGACAAAGAGAAGTTCCATACTTGATCCTTGACAAATGATGAACCCCGTGGAGCTTCTCTCACATACTCTTCCATGGCTTGTAGAaaagatgcagggggcttcaaCAAGAACAAATAGTTctctcaataaaaaattttagttaaaatcaACGACAAAAAACTCAAAGACAGAAATATCTGTTCCAGAAGGCACCACCAGTGAGACATTAAACCTGCTCAATCTTAATAAACCTCTCTCCACGTCCAATATCAAGATTTTTACATATTTCATAGAATTCTGATAGTCGCTCAGCCTGAAAATATAGAGAATAGAAAATGACATAAAGTAAATTCCTATGCCATTAAAACTAAACAACAGTCTGTATTAGAACAAATATTCATAGAAGATATTACCTGCTGCCCAGCCCTTCTGTATATATCCAAAGCCCTCAAAGCATCAGGGCGTTGCATCTCAAAGAACTGTCAGAAATTAAGGTTATCATAAAGACTTTTATGCTCAATATccaatttttttacataaaaagcCAAGATTGCATCCTACCTTATCAACCAAATTGACAGTACCATCACTTATAGCTTGGTAAATTTTAATGCTTTCTATAGCAACCtgtttaaatgataaaattctgTCAGGGGAAACAAGAATAATGTGAAGTTGATTAAAGCTAAAATTAAGGATAAGCAAAATGGTTACAAGTTTCACCCACCAATGACAGTGCTAACTGAATCACAAAGTTGTGAATTGCTGCCCCTTGTGGCTGCACAAagtatcatcaaattttcccaTTAGAAGAGTCTAGGATCATGTTAAATTTAGACTAAGTCCACAAAGGATAGCAcccaataaaaaagttaaatttaaCCTATAATTGACATGTGCTGGCACCCATAACTTGTGCTTAAATAACATTCTACCATAATCACATCCATCTTGAACTGATTGAACTCAAGAAATTACCTGGCAACCAAGCACACGGTAAAGTAGCTGTTGCAAAGATGGCAAATGTTCAAGCAGTTCAGCAGCGTCCAGATCTTTCGTTCTCTGCATCAAATTTGCAGCTATCAATTTCCTATAATCTACTTCTTCCACAAGATCACCAATCTAGAGTTTCACAAGTCAAATGCAACGCAAGAGAAATGTAGAAATAAACATCTGGCAGGATCCTtcaaattgtgtaaatttagaCTCACGCATATCAAGCAAAGTTACATAAAGAGGATAGAAGAGCATGCAACTACAATTGAGATATAGTGCTGGAAACCACTTGCAGAGCCCTTTCAAAGACATTTTTAGGGGGATAAGTTGTAATGCATGATCCATATCCAAAAAGTGACACAGGCAAGTATTATTGACGCAGTTTTGAAAATGACAGCACGAACTAAAAGAATTTGTGCATCAAGTAATTCACTAACAATGCCAGTGTGACACTACTATAAAGAGTGTAGGGAGGAAAAGGGTGACGAAATTTGATCCTTCTGAATCTACCATTTTGAAGAGGGGGATCACTTCCTGATTAGCTTCGTCAGAAATTAACCTATTAGTACCTATCAAAAGCTTACACTTTCTTGATTTTGAACTGTCAAAATGCAATATTTAGCTGGAAAGTACCAAtttaaatgtgtgtgtgtgagagagagagagagaaagtgagaaatcaaaattcaaaaatgaaagaTCTTTATAAAAGGAACAAACTTCTTACAGGGCGATCTGTCTCAACGTCATACTTCAATACACGAAAGCACTCCAGTCTCTCCTCCAAATATAAGGCATAAGTACGGACCCAAGCAGAATAATCCCATGCTGCAGAGCAGATCAAAAcaatctcaaaaataaaaataaaatacccaaTTCTTCAATAGAAAAGTGTCTACAATGGGTGAGAGGAATTTGGTACCATTTGGACTGGAATCATCTTTGAAATGAGCCATGTTAAGCATATGGCTTCTGCTTCTTCCATAATTAATGAGTTCTTCATGAAATGTGGGGTCAACTTCCCTCAAAGCACGATGAATTACAATCAAAGTTTTCAATGCAACCTAAACAACCAATAATCAGTAAaccaaatttcaacaataagcaCATACATCAAATTGATAATCATacataatgaataaataatcaTGTAGTTCATCACCAGATCAACAAATATTCATATATAAACCACAGTCATCACCACTCTGAAGTGCTTAACTATCACTACTACCACTCTCATTAAATCAAATCCCTCATTACAAACTGGACAACAATAAATGCAGTCAATAATGAGAAATTACTCCAATGGTAAAGCATATTAACCGCACATGAGTACCTTATTGTTTCACAATTTCTTTTAACTAATTGGTTTCTTAAGGAAACAACTTGCATCTCACATCAGACCATTCTAGTCACATGCACAATTCTGTAGGATAGCAAAGTTTATGAACATTATATTTAAAGTGGCTTCTTTTGGCTAGATTTGTTTGATAGGGAAGATGAAGACCAAGATCATTATAACTATAGATACAGAATAACTGAAAAAATATGACCATACATGAAGTCTCCCCCTAAAGGTTACAAGCTATACCTTCAATTGCATAAAGGAACACTGCTCTATATAATCAAGGGCTCCTAACAAtttaatcacatttattatttctcctattcaaaattaaaacaactATAGTCTATAGAATGATAAAGAAATTCTTGATTTACTTCAGATAATGAAGGATAAAACCCTATGCTCATTCATCTTATGATAAAGTATCATTGAGGTGTAGCACATACCGCCCAATTATGTGTCTTTGCTAACCGCCTAGCAAGAGCATGGATGCAGTAAGCAACATCCGCCCTAGGTCTTGTAGCTGAAATAGCAGAGAAAATAGCtgcaaaggaaaaaataataaaatccatcAGGGCCCCATTCAACAAATTACTTCTACTTAAAGATCACCAACGAATCAAGCACATAATTGCGTCCCATCTCCAATAGAGAACAAGAGAGAGCACCCACCTCTAATGTGTCTTTCTTTTGCTGGGCTCTCAACATGATTCGTGGCTTTAACAATAGCAATGTCCAATTCCTGCAAAGTTTTTTGCCACACCCAGATAGTTAGATACATCCACAGTTCAAAGAGCCCTCAAAAGCATTGTATGTAACCTGTATACCTTGTAATCACTGTTGACTTTAGCCAATGACACTGTGGTGGTGTCCTTGATGGCTCCAAGTGCTTTTCTCAAGCTATTTTGAGTACCCCCACCTGACATTCTCTACTTCTCAACCCTGAAATTCtacaataaaacacaaaaaacacttAACCTGGGTTCACTTGTATAAAACCCCATTACCCACCCAaacataataaaacaaaatcccactccccaaaaaacaaatttagtgACATCAAACACAAACCTACACCAAAGTTTAATATAATTCCTTAACaaaccacaatttttttaaaattaaagaatgAAGCTCTTTTAACTCTAATCAGATCCAGCCCAGATAGAATTTCATCATTGACTACAAAATGGTTAccattaaaaaccaaaattcaacaatttTTATAAACAATCAATGAGTAATCATTAttctatttgaaaagaaaaaaagacacaaGCTTCCAAATTTCTGATAGAAAAAACTCATCGAAGTCACATGAATAAAAGCATATATATGCATGACagaacaaccaccaccaccaaaacaaCGAAGAATGAGGCCACAAATGCAAAAGAAGTTTgattctaaaaacaaacaaaagcatCAGAGATACTCATCAAAGAtctgaagagaaagaaaggtaaaagagtaagAAATCTACGGTACAATTCAACAATTACATTCATAGTTAAAGCTCCaatatttgaaaaacaaaaacaaaaacaaaataaacatagaCAAAACACAGAAGCAaagaaagacagagagagagatcagaaaGCTCGAATTACCTGTAACTCaatcaatgagagagagagaggaagagagagatagagagagagagagagtagagaaagagaaatataaaGAGAGGTGGAGACTGGTGTGTCTGCGACCAGAGAAAAGTCGACCAAACAATTGAGTTCGGTTTGGTTGGGTCGTCGGCGTCTGAcactgtgttttttttttaattaaataataataataataataataataatgtagtgtttttttttttactttttttttttttggggaaaaagactcttgggtatttttttaaaattttttatttattgtgtaTATCTATGCCAGTTTTCTCTATCTATCTATTTATCGATCTTATGTGTCTGTGTGTCAGAAAACTACGGCAAATGTAAGAAATTTTGTATTATCCTCTCTTTCTAACTCTATCCTATCCTATCTTAGTAGAGTAAAAAATTAGAGACTTTTTTGATTCTCTGCACTCTCTTTCTTATGCTTCATTCTTGCC
This DNA window, taken from Quercus robur chromosome 2, dhQueRobu3.1, whole genome shotgun sequence, encodes the following:
- the LOC126715463 gene encoding putative clathrin assembly protein At5g35200, with protein sequence MSGGGTQNSLRKALGAIKDTTTVSLAKVNSDYKELDIAIVKATNHVESPAKERHIRAIFSAISATRPRADVAYCIHALARRLAKTHNWAVALKTLIVIHRALREVDPTFHEELINYGRSRSHMLNMAHFKDDSSPNAWDYSAWVRTYALYLEERLECFRVLKYDVETDRPRTKDLDAAELLEHLPSLQQLLYRVLGCQPQGAAIHNFVIQLALSLVAIESIKIYQAISDGTVNLVDKFFEMQRPDALRALDIYRRAGQQAERLSEFYEICKNLDIGRGERFIKIEQPPASFLQAMEEYVREAPRGSSFVKDQVVNNKIASPNVVLAIEDKKSPEVQEARPESPPPPPAEPVKKEDAVTEPPDLLGMNDPTPEAAELDEKNAMALAIVPVDIHPTSTAPIQANGTTGWELALVTAPSSNETAAAASKLAGGLDKLTLDSLYDDAIRRSNQNVSYNPWEPVPMAGVMMHPTAQDPFYSSNTVAAPHNVQMAAMANQQQAFMLQQQQQMMMMGPQQPPASNPFGAPYGATVHPYGSGMPVQAYNPYTGLI